A stretch of Candidatus Latescibacterota bacterium DNA encodes these proteins:
- a CDS encoding zf-HC2 domain-containing protein yields the protein MKDETGCREFQELLDRVALGAISREDEIQLNKHAGECPDCAMLLEMHRHLISPSGPELEAAVPDGMVDTMWRRVMADISQQSAGRNAAGSRLWPVMKLLVPALSVVVVILTFASGFMFSELRQLRSREQELIHEVGHRDELISHMSAEQDDFPRGRGIFSAGNMMIRRGLPQQEIFTAEELLTLLNKLPPDVTIMGPDEARSLLSHRVLSQNVGSADLPAYIDLWDGLQAEELIRLVGWLGLDPGETISRDRVLALTNQI from the coding sequence ATGAAGGACGAAACCGGATGCCGGGAATTCCAGGAGCTGCTCGACAGAGTGGCGCTGGGGGCGATCTCGCGTGAAGATGAAATACAATTGAATAAGCACGCTGGAGAATGTCCCGACTGCGCGATGCTGCTTGAGATGCATCGGCATCTTATTTCCCCTTCAGGACCGGAACTCGAAGCGGCCGTCCCCGACGGGATGGTCGATACGATGTGGCGACGGGTCATGGCGGATATCTCGCAGCAGAGTGCGGGGCGCAATGCGGCCGGGTCCCGGTTGTGGCCGGTCATGAAGCTGCTCGTCCCGGCTCTCTCGGTCGTCGTAGTGATCCTGACGTTCGCCAGCGGATTCATGTTCAGCGAACTCAGGCAGCTCCGCTCCCGGGAGCAGGAGCTCATTCATGAAGTCGGCCACAGGGATGAATTGATCTCGCATATGTCGGCAGAACAGGACGATTTCCCTCGTGGGCGGGGAATCTTCAGCGCCGGCAACATGATGATCCGCCGCGGCCTGCCGCAACAGGAGATATTTACGGCAGAGGAACTGCTCACGCTCCTGAACAAGTTGCCGCCCGATGTCACGATCATGGGCCCGGACGAAGCGCGGTCGCTGCTCTCGCATCGTGTACTGTCGCAGAATGTGGGGTCGGCGGATCTTCCCGCATATATCGACCTGTGGGACGGCCTGCAGGCCGAAGAGCTGATCCGCCTCGTCGGATGGCTCGGACTCGAT
- a CDS encoding RNA polymerase sigma factor, whose protein sequence is MEHEHINTLANEFQNGDLGSFKKLVDSMTRQLIAVAYRYTRDWDNAQDLCQETWVKVYEKIGQYDPLRPFATWLFTIHRNGCLTHLRKAESWKKINTDDPDENRFQVTDDDPGPSELLEQKEFGARLRGAMRKLTKKQRLIFAVVDLEQTDQDEAALKLGMKHSTLRTTLHFARKRLAKILRTTEEWS, encoded by the coding sequence ATGGAACATGAACATATAAACACACTGGCAAACGAATTTCAGAACGGCGATCTCGGCAGCTTTAAGAAGCTGGTGGATTCGATGACTCGCCAGCTGATCGCCGTAGCGTACCGGTACACCCGGGACTGGGACAACGCGCAGGACCTCTGCCAGGAGACCTGGGTCAAAGTCTATGAAAAGATAGGACAGTACGATCCGTTACGACCGTTTGCGACATGGCTCTTCACGATTCATCGCAACGGATGCCTCACTCATCTTCGCAAAGCGGAGTCATGGAAAAAAATAAATACGGATGATCCTGACGAGAACAGATTTCAGGTAACTGACGATGATCCGGGTCCGTCGGAGCTGCTCGAACAGAAGGAGTTCGGCGCGCGTTTGAGAGGGGCGATGAGAAAGCTCACTAAAAAGCAGCGGCTCATCTTTGCGGTCGTCGATCTCGAGCAGACCGACCAGGATGAAGCTGCCCTGAAACTTGGAATGAAACATTCGACTCTGAGAACGACACTACATTTTGCGCGAAAGCGATTAGCTAAAATATTACGAACGACGGAGGAGTGGTCATGA